The following proteins come from a genomic window of Megalobrama amblycephala isolate DHTTF-2021 linkage group LG1, ASM1881202v1, whole genome shotgun sequence:
- the LOC125248318 gene encoding galactose-specific lectin nattectin-like, with the protein MAVWTVYLSICLLVALNASVETRPVEINCGACATGWTAFGCRCFKFYNELRPWASAEYACSVYYKGNLASVHSHAEYMFIKDLIRRTTYGLTPTWIGGRNAEGLWFWSDGTEINYKIWSPGQPSNGKDELCVEMNSVNGNWNDVNCREDKPFVCVK; encoded by the exons ATGGCGGTCTGGACtgtttatctgtctatctgtcttcTGGTCGCTTTGAATGCTTCAG tgGAAACGCGTCCTGTTGAAATTAATTGTGGTG CCTGTGCGACAGGATGGACTGCCTTTGGATGCAGATGCTTCAAGTTTTATAATGAGCTTCGACCATGGGCTTCAGCTGAG TATGCGTGTTCGGTCTATTATAAAGGGAACCTTGCTTCTGTACACAGCCATGCGGAGTACATGTTCATAAAGGACCTGATTAGACGCACAACTTATGGATTAACACCTACCTGGATCGGAGGCCGTAATGCT GAGGGACTTTGGTTCTGGAGTGATGGAACCGAAATTAACTATAAAATATGGTCGCCTGGACAACCCAGTAACGGTAAAGATGAGCTCTGCGTTGAGATGAACTCTGTCA ATGGCAACTGGAATGATGTGAACTGTAGAGAAGATAAgccttttgtgtgtgtgaaataa